One stretch of Chitinophaga pendula DNA includes these proteins:
- the thiL gene encoding thiamine-phosphate kinase, protein MSEERTEINDLGEFGLIDLLTRNIEIRQASTLLGVGDDAAVIDNFGKQTVISTDMLVEGIHFDLMYTPLKHLGYKSVVVNLSDIYAMNATPTHITVSIAFSNRFSVEALTEFYEGIYAACEKYNVDLIGGDTSSSQKGFVISVTAIGEVAPGKAVKRSTAQKGDLLCVSGDLGAAYLGLTLLEREKKIYLENPKIQPDLEDQTYIIGRQLKPEARRDIIAFLEQENIMPTAMMDVSDGLSSEILHICKQSNLGCVVYEEKIPIEGQTKEQAMKFGLDPTACALSGGEDYELLFTMKQEDYDKLLLNEQISVIGYMTDISEGAHIITKGGNKFKLVSQGWNAFQQ, encoded by the coding sequence ATGAGTGAAGAAAGAACAGAAATTAACGACCTGGGCGAATTCGGCCTCATAGACCTCCTCACCAGGAACATCGAAATCCGTCAGGCCAGCACCCTGCTCGGCGTAGGCGACGACGCTGCCGTGATCGATAACTTTGGAAAACAAACAGTTATTAGCACCGACATGCTTGTGGAAGGCATCCACTTCGACCTCATGTATACCCCCCTCAAACACCTGGGATACAAGTCCGTCGTAGTAAACCTGTCCGATATCTACGCCATGAATGCCACCCCTACGCATATCACCGTCAGCATAGCATTCTCTAACCGCTTCTCCGTAGAAGCCCTGACCGAATTCTATGAAGGCATATATGCCGCCTGCGAAAAATATAACGTCGACCTCATCGGCGGAGATACTTCCTCCTCCCAGAAAGGTTTTGTTATCAGCGTTACCGCCATCGGCGAAGTAGCACCAGGCAAAGCCGTCAAAAGATCCACCGCCCAGAAAGGCGACCTCCTCTGCGTATCCGGCGACCTCGGCGCCGCATACCTCGGACTCACATTACTCGAAAGAGAAAAAAAGATCTATCTCGAAAATCCAAAGATCCAACCCGACCTCGAAGATCAGACCTACATCATCGGCCGTCAACTAAAACCCGAAGCACGGCGCGATATCATCGCTTTCCTCGAACAGGAAAATATCATGCCCACCGCCATGATGGACGTAAGCGATGGACTTAGCTCAGAAATACTACACATCTGCAAACAAAGTAACCTGGGCTGCGTCGTATACGAAGAGAAAATACCGATAGAAGGCCAGACTAAAGAACAAGCCATGAAGTTCGGCCTCGATCCCACCGCCTGCGCACTCAGCGGCGGAGAAGACTATGAACTGCTCTTCACCATGAAACAGGAAGATTATGACAAACTGCTCCTCAACGAACAGATCAGCGTCATCGGCTACATGACCGATATCAGCGAGGGAGCACATATCATCACCAAAGGTGGTAACAAATTCAAACTGGTATCCCAGGGCTGGAACGCCTTCCAGCAATAA
- a CDS encoding ArnT family glycosyltransferase, whose translation MSITRYFTKDQHKNLWLALWLILGIVQAAFTELMDDEAYYWVYSRHMDWGYFDHPPMVALLIKAGYALFHNELGVRIGVVLLNTLTLQLTWSLLPRKDNRVFFIILATMGAMQIGGMLAVPDVPLIFFAALYFLRYRNFLDIPSWRNTLLLGLGMALMFYSKYHGVLLVFFTVLSNLRLLRSFRFYVACILTTVLFFPHLYWQYTHGFPSLQYHLVERNASSYDISYSLDYLVGQVLLFGPLMGWLLLYYAFVCPIESRFERTLKLSVIGVLVFFLISTFKGRVEANWTVMVFTPTVILAHQSVLRRGYALKWLQYGAYLTLAIVLVARVYLIWDFMPGVEVRPELHHNKAWADAISKRAGNTPVVFLNSYQWPSKYAFYAQQESYSINSRFARRSQYNYWDTEKAFWGKPVMIAFQGDDELPITDSIATVKGKWYYHLEPHFYAYALVQLEPAIKEIKGRKGERVPVVFRLKNGYGQPLPVDTTREAVIGYAMMRQHEQLPPVKSDLTLSRAIKRRIVSMEIVLPDEEGTYQLKACIFSGVLPPTHNSPVIKVKVED comes from the coding sequence ATGTCGATCACGCGATATTTTACAAAGGATCAGCACAAGAATTTATGGCTTGCCTTATGGCTCATACTCGGCATTGTCCAGGCGGCTTTTACAGAGCTGATGGATGATGAGGCGTATTATTGGGTATACTCCCGGCATATGGACTGGGGGTATTTTGACCATCCCCCGATGGTGGCGCTGCTGATAAAGGCAGGATATGCGCTTTTTCATAATGAGCTGGGGGTGCGTATAGGAGTGGTACTCCTGAATACCCTTACGCTTCAACTGACCTGGTCACTGTTGCCGCGTAAGGATAACCGGGTATTCTTTATTATCCTGGCTACTATGGGCGCCATGCAGATAGGCGGTATGCTGGCAGTGCCGGATGTGCCACTGATCTTCTTTGCTGCCTTGTATTTTTTACGCTATCGTAATTTCCTTGATATACCAAGCTGGCGTAACACTTTGTTGCTGGGGTTGGGAATGGCCCTGATGTTTTACAGTAAATACCATGGGGTATTGCTTGTTTTCTTCACGGTGTTGTCTAATCTGCGTTTGCTGCGCAGCTTTAGATTTTATGTGGCCTGTATCCTCACTACGGTGTTATTTTTCCCTCATCTATATTGGCAGTATACGCACGGATTTCCATCGCTGCAATACCACCTGGTAGAGCGGAATGCATCATCTTATGACATCTCTTATTCGCTGGATTACCTGGTAGGACAGGTATTGCTGTTTGGTCCGCTGATGGGATGGTTACTCCTCTATTATGCGTTTGTATGTCCTATAGAAAGCCGGTTTGAGCGTACGTTGAAGTTGAGTGTGATCGGAGTACTGGTATTTTTCCTGATCAGTACTTTTAAGGGCAGGGTAGAAGCTAACTGGACGGTGATGGTATTCACGCCAACGGTTATACTCGCACATCAGTCGGTATTGCGTAGAGGATATGCATTGAAATGGCTACAGTATGGTGCTTATTTGACGCTGGCTATTGTATTGGTCGCGAGGGTATACCTGATATGGGATTTTATGCCTGGAGTGGAGGTGCGTCCGGAGTTGCATCATAATAAAGCCTGGGCGGATGCTATATCCAAGCGGGCTGGTAATACGCCGGTGGTGTTCCTGAACAGTTATCAATGGCCCTCCAAGTATGCATTTTATGCGCAGCAGGAATCATATAGTATCAACAGCCGTTTTGCCCGCCGCAGTCAATATAACTATTGGGATACGGAGAAGGCTTTCTGGGGTAAACCTGTTATGATCGCTTTCCAGGGGGATGATGAATTGCCGATCACGGATAGTATTGCTACGGTGAAAGGGAAGTGGTATTATCACCTAGAACCGCATTTTTATGCTTATGCATTGGTGCAGCTGGAGCCTGCTATCAAGGAGATAAAAGGCAGGAAGGGAGAGCGGGTACCGGTGGTGTTCCGGTTGAAGAATGGATATGGTCAGCCGTTGCCGGTGGATACTACCCGGGAGGCGGTGATCGGTTATGCGATGATGCGTCAGCATGAGCAGTTGCCGCCGGTGAAATCTGATCTGACGTTGTCAAGGGCGATCAAGCGGAGGATTGTCAGTATGGAGATCGTGTTGCCGGATGAGGAGGGGACGTATCAGCTGAAGGCCTGTATTTTCTCGGGGGTATTACCGCCTACGCATAATAGTCCGGTGATCAAGGTGAAAGTAGAGGATTGA
- the nagA gene encoding N-acetylglucosamine-6-phosphate deacetylase, whose amino-acid sequence MFAYINARVFTGEEFLEDHAVLVADDKISAVIPVNTLPEGMPTKDLRGHTLAPAFIDLQIYGGHGQLFSLYPSVAALTATYEYCRSGGTSAFQPTVATESREIMLQAMQAVKAYWEAGGKGVIGLHLEGPFINPEKKGAHLPQYIKSPGVEDIDWILAHGTGIVTMITLAPECCAPELIDRLQAAGIIVSAGHSNATYEEGSAAFNNGITVATHLFNAMSSLQHRAPGLVGALFDHNSASSSVVADGVHVDYSAIRIAKKIMGPRLFLITDAVVANPAGDYVYVEESDRYVNGGGTLAGSKLTMWKAVQNSIHEVGIGAGEALRMASLYPAAVMKQAHLRGRIAEGYLAELVVLDGTHCELL is encoded by the coding sequence ATGTTTGCATATATTAATGCCCGTGTTTTTACCGGGGAAGAATTCCTGGAGGATCATGCTGTACTGGTTGCAGATGACAAGATATCAGCCGTTATTCCTGTTAATACCTTGCCGGAAGGCATGCCTACGAAGGACTTGCGGGGTCATACCCTGGCGCCGGCGTTTATTGACCTGCAGATATACGGAGGGCATGGGCAGTTGTTTTCGCTGTACCCCAGTGTAGCTGCACTAACGGCTACGTATGAATACTGCCGTTCGGGTGGGACCAGCGCTTTTCAGCCTACGGTGGCAACGGAGTCGAGGGAGATCATGCTGCAAGCTATGCAGGCTGTAAAAGCCTATTGGGAAGCCGGTGGGAAGGGCGTAATCGGTTTGCACCTGGAGGGGCCTTTTATCAATCCTGAAAAGAAAGGAGCGCATCTGCCGCAGTATATTAAAAGTCCCGGCGTAGAAGATATAGACTGGATACTGGCGCATGGCACCGGCATCGTGACGATGATCACCTTAGCGCCGGAATGTTGTGCGCCGGAGCTGATAGACCGGTTGCAGGCAGCTGGTATCATTGTATCTGCCGGGCACAGTAATGCCACCTATGAGGAGGGAAGTGCTGCCTTTAATAACGGGATCACCGTAGCTACTCATCTTTTTAATGCGATGTCGTCTTTACAGCACCGGGCTCCGGGGCTAGTAGGCGCTTTGTTTGATCATAATAGTGCGAGCTCCAGCGTAGTGGCCGACGGTGTACATGTAGACTATAGCGCTATCCGCATTGCGAAAAAGATCATGGGCCCCAGGTTGTTCCTGATCACGGATGCGGTAGTGGCAAATCCTGCTGGAGATTATGTCTATGTAGAAGAAAGCGACCGTTATGTCAATGGAGGAGGTACGCTGGCAGGGTCCAAGCTGACCATGTGGAAGGCGGTTCAGAACAGTATCCATGAAGTAGGTATCGGAGCAGGGGAGGCATTGCGTATGGCATCCCTTTATCCGGCGGCGGTGATGAAGCAGGCGCACTTACGTGGACGCATAGCGGAAGGCTACCTGGCAGAGCTGGTAGTGCTGGATGGCACTCACTGCGAACTATTGTAA
- the gloA2 gene encoding SMU1112c/YaeR family gloxylase I-like metalloprotein, which yields MLLKGVHHIAIICADYERSKAFYTEVLGLEILREVYRAERQSWKLDLALGAQYVIELFSFPDPPARPSRPEACGLRHLAFAVDDIAAAVRRLQEKGITTEPIRIDEHTGRQFTFFTDPDGLPLELYAV from the coding sequence TGTTCACCATATTGCCATTATATGTGCTGATTATGAGCGGAGTAAGGCTTTTTATACGGAGGTGCTGGGGTTGGAAATCTTGCGGGAGGTATATCGTGCGGAGCGGCAGTCGTGGAAGTTGGATTTGGCGTTGGGAGCACAGTATGTGATAGAGTTGTTTTCCTTTCCTGACCCGCCGGCGCGGCCCAGCCGTCCGGAGGCTTGTGGGCTGCGGCACTTGGCTTTTGCGGTGGATGACATCGCTGCCGCGGTACGCCGGTTGCAGGAGAAGGGAATAACCACGGAACCCATACGTATTGATGAACACACGGGGCGTCAGTTTACATTTTTTACTGATCCGGATGGATTGCCATTGGAATTGTACGCCGTTTAA